A single region of the Anaerolineae bacterium genome encodes:
- a CDS encoding DNA polymerase III alpha subunit: MSFVHLHVHSEYSLLDGFSNLKQLVKRVKEMGMPAVALTDHGTMFGVIEFYNQAMAAGIKPIIGVEAYLAARSMKERDPQLDKKSTHILLLAENQTGYQNLLKLVSAAQCEGFYYYPRIDHELLAHYSEGLICTSGCMSAEVPRLIVEGRVEEARRRLDWYYEVFGAERFFLELQQHDIAEMETINRNLLTLGRRYQAQFVATNDVHYIEKEDWRLQDILLAIQTGSVLSDPNRMRMTDPSYYLRSPAEMSALFAEVPQALQNTLLIAERCNVDLSFKGYHLPIFEVPEGYTPQSFLRELCEQGLQKRYGNRAADPAIRQRLEYELSVIHQMGFDTYFLIVWDLCRYARQRGIWYNARGSAAGSIVAYCLEITLVDPLEHGLIFERFLNPSRISMPDIDLDFRDDRRVEMMEYATQKYGEDKVAQIITFGTLGARAAIRDVGRVMDIPLNEVDRVAKLIPNIPGKPVTIRQALEEVPDLKQIYDSTPYLKELIDTASQMEGVVRNAGTHAAGVVIADRPIVDYIPIHRPTGATSEESPIKIVTQFEMSILESLGLLKVDFLGLATLTIMARACDLIRQRHGVDLNLYNIPIDDPATYELLGRGETAGVFQVEGSGMRRYLMQMKPRNLSHVIAMVALFRPGPMDFIPSYIRRMHGEEPIEYRHPALEPIFRETYGFPVYQEQLMFAVMQLAGYTAAEADDLRKAISKKLKDKLLKHREKFIAGATQNGIPAEIAEAIFDDWEEFARYGFNKAHAADYGVIAVQTAYLKTHYPVEYMTALLSVSANETEKVALYVADARRMGIAVEPPDINVSGWDFTIEDDPVSGKSKIRFGLGAVKNVGHGPVDAILKGRGEQPFKDLNDFARRVDLRQVGRRALESLIRVGAFDRFAPRCALLEAIENFMATSAAHFRAVESGQLSLFGAHTGVSESIALPKVYREVSRKEMLNWEKELIGLYVSDHPLNPVMDVLSQAVTHYSAQLAEASPQEKVRVAGMITQIRHHQTKSGKAMAFVTLEDIQGNIELVFFPTTWQKVKPLIELERIILVEGKPSGESGEAKVLVDQVFTDLQVVTPLASQTSPSAGLKTASSIKPAPGRASVAEMPFQELPVIEPIEEWQLPDEEIPLPQDDSFIWEEEPLRASVDSLATTAVAAVSEEARSAERGNETGVPPLSEHAAQVQEAPAAYILPPEIEKEHKEIKMLTVIFRQGEDKSRDLIRFRRIYGTLVSYPGEDRFCFQVFDNGRGYLIEFPNETTRVCAELLQRLQDVVGKENCRVEKLPIH, translated from the coding sequence ATGAGCTTTGTCCATTTGCACGTCCATTCCGAATATTCCCTGCTGGATGGTTTTAGCAACCTCAAGCAGTTGGTGAAACGCGTCAAAGAGATGGGCATGCCAGCCGTTGCGCTCACCGACCACGGCACGATGTTTGGTGTGATCGAGTTCTACAATCAGGCTATGGCAGCGGGGATCAAACCCATCATCGGTGTCGAGGCTTATCTGGCAGCTCGCAGCATGAAGGAACGCGATCCCCAACTGGATAAGAAATCCACCCATATCCTGCTACTGGCTGAAAACCAGACCGGTTATCAAAATCTGCTCAAACTGGTCAGTGCTGCTCAGTGTGAGGGGTTTTACTATTACCCGCGCATTGATCATGAATTGCTTGCCCACTATTCGGAAGGATTGATCTGTACTTCAGGTTGCATGTCGGCGGAAGTGCCGCGCTTGATCGTCGAAGGGCGAGTCGAAGAAGCTCGCCGCCGCCTGGACTGGTATTACGAAGTGTTTGGAGCAGAGCGTTTCTTCCTGGAGTTGCAACAGCACGATATCGCCGAGATGGAGACGATTAATCGCAACCTGCTGACGCTTGGCAGGCGCTATCAGGCTCAATTTGTTGCCACCAATGATGTCCATTATATTGAAAAAGAAGACTGGCGCTTGCAGGATATCCTGCTCGCCATTCAAACCGGTAGTGTTCTCAGCGATCCCAATCGCATGAGAATGACCGATCCGTCTTATTATTTGCGCTCCCCGGCTGAAATGAGCGCTTTATTTGCTGAAGTGCCGCAGGCTCTTCAGAACACACTGTTGATTGCCGAGCGCTGTAATGTAGATTTGAGCTTCAAGGGCTACCATCTGCCGATTTTCGAAGTTCCCGAAGGGTATACCCCGCAGAGCTTTCTGCGCGAGCTTTGTGAACAGGGGTTACAAAAACGTTACGGCAATCGCGCTGCCGACCCGGCGATCCGACAACGCCTGGAATACGAGTTGAGTGTCATCCATCAGATGGGATTTGACACCTATTTCCTGATTGTTTGGGATTTGTGTCGCTATGCTCGCCAGCGCGGCATCTGGTATAACGCGCGTGGTTCAGCAGCTGGCTCCATCGTCGCCTATTGTCTGGAAATTACCCTCGTTGATCCGCTTGAGCACGGCTTAATCTTTGAACGGTTTCTCAACCCCAGTCGCATTTCCATGCCGGATATCGATCTGGACTTTCGCGATGACCGCCGGGTGGAGATGATGGAATATGCAACGCAGAAATATGGGGAAGATAAGGTTGCCCAAATCATCACTTTTGGCACGCTCGGCGCGCGGGCTGCCATTCGGGATGTGGGAAGGGTGATGGATATCCCCTTAAACGAGGTCGATCGGGTTGCCAAACTTATTCCCAACATTCCGGGCAAACCTGTGACCATCCGACAGGCTCTGGAAGAAGTCCCGGATTTAAAGCAGATTTATGACAGCACCCCTTATCTCAAAGAATTGATTGACACTGCCAGTCAGATGGAAGGGGTTGTACGCAATGCCGGCACCCACGCAGCCGGTGTGGTCATTGCCGACCGCCCGATTGTGGACTATATTCCGATCCACCGTCCAACCGGAGCGACCAGCGAAGAAAGCCCGATCAAGATCGTCACTCAGTTTGAGATGTCCATTCTGGAGAGCCTGGGTTTGCTCAAGGTCGACTTTCTCGGTCTGGCAACCCTCACCATCATGGCTCGCGCCTGTGATTTGATCCGTCAACGGCATGGAGTTGACCTGAATCTCTACAACATTCCGATAGACGACCCGGCTACCTATGAACTCTTAGGGCGCGGCGAAACGGCGGGTGTCTTCCAGGTCGAGGGTTCCGGGATGCGCCGTTACCTGATGCAGATGAAGCCCAGGAATCTCTCGCATGTGATCGCCATGGTGGCGCTCTTCCGCCCAGGACCGATGGATTTCATTCCCAGTTATATTCGCCGAATGCACGGTGAAGAGCCGATAGAATATCGCCACCCAGCCCTGGAGCCGATCTTTCGGGAGACCTACGGCTTCCCGGTCTATCAGGAACAACTGATGTTTGCCGTGATGCAGCTTGCTGGCTATACCGCAGCCGAAGCGGATGACCTGCGCAAAGCGATCTCGAAAAAACTGAAAGATAAGTTGTTAAAGCATCGCGAGAAGTTCATCGCCGGGGCAACTCAGAACGGCATCCCTGCGGAGATAGCAGAAGCGATCTTTGATGATTGGGAGGAATTTGCCCGCTACGGTTTCAATAAAGCGCATGCCGCTGATTATGGCGTGATTGCTGTCCAGACGGCGTACCTGAAAACGCATTACCCGGTCGAATATATGACCGCTTTATTGTCCGTCTCGGCAAACGAGACCGAAAAAGTTGCCCTGTATGTCGCCGACGCCCGCCGCATGGGCATCGCTGTTGAACCTCCCGATATCAATGTCAGCGGTTGGGATTTTACGATCGAGGATGATCCTGTCAGCGGCAAGTCGAAAATTCGCTTCGGCTTGGGCGCGGTAAAAAATGTCGGTCATGGTCCGGTGGATGCGATTCTAAAAGGGCGTGGCGAGCAACCCTTTAAGGATTTGAATGATTTTGCGCGGCGAGTTGACCTGCGCCAGGTCGGTCGGCGCGCCCTTGAAAGCCTGATCCGCGTTGGCGCCTTTGACCGTTTTGCGCCACGCTGTGCCCTGCTGGAAGCCATTGAGAATTTCATGGCGACCAGTGCGGCTCATTTTCGTGCCGTTGAAAGCGGACAACTGAGTCTCTTTGGAGCGCATACGGGGGTGAGTGAATCCATTGCCCTGCCCAAAGTGTATCGTGAAGTTTCCAGGAAAGAAATGTTAAACTGGGAAAAGGAATTGATCGGTTTATATGTTTCCGATCATCCGCTTAATCCGGTGATGGATGTTCTCTCTCAAGCGGTAACCCATTATTCCGCTCAGTTAGCGGAAGCATCTCCTCAGGAGAAGGTGCGCGTGGCAGGGATGATTACTCAAATTCGACATCATCAGACCAAAAGCGGCAAGGCAATGGCTTTTGTCACCCTGGAAGACATCCAGGGCAACATTGAACTGGTGTTCTTCCCCACGACCTGGCAGAAAGTAAAGCCACTCATCGAGCTGGAGCGAATTATCCTTGTGGAAGGGAAACCATCGGGCGAGTCAGGCGAAGCCAAAGTTTTAGTCGATCAAGTCTTTACTGACCTCCAGGTTGTCACTCCTCTGGCGAGCCAGACATCCCCCTCGGCAGGATTGAAAACAGCCTCTTCTATAAAACCAGCGCCGGGCAGAGCGTCGGTTGCAGAAATGCCCTTTCAGGAATTGCCTGTGATTGAACCGATTGAGGAATGGCAGTTGCCCGACGAAGAGATACCCTTGCCTCAAGATGATTCCTTCATTTGGGAAGAAGAGCCATTAAGGGCTTCAGTTGACTCGCTTGCCACAACGGCAGTCGCGGCAGTGAGCGAAGAAGCTCGTTCAGCGGAGAGAGGCAACGAGACGGGAGTACCGCCGCTGAGCGAACACGCCGCGCAGGTTCAAGAAGCCCCTGCAGCTTACATTCTGCCGCCTGAGATCGAGAAAGAGCACAAAGAAATCAAGATGCTAACGGTCATCTTCCGCCAGGGGGAGGATAAGAGCCGTGACTTGATCCGTTTTCGGCGCATTTATGGCACGCTGGTTTCTTATCCTGGCGAAGATCGTTTTTGTTTTCAGGTGTTTGACAACGGACGAGGGTATTTGA
- a CDS encoding putative 10 TMS drug/metabolite exporter, DME family, DMT superfamily: MANATWFVYSLLSLVSWGFWGFFGKVASRSISGEGLVLISNIGWAATFPILFSVYRAHLRPSFDGGDWVWAVLSGAVGSLGVLFFYFALERGEATRVVAITAAYPLVTAVCAYFLLGEGFSVQKLIGLGFALIGIFFLSR; the protein is encoded by the coding sequence ATGGCAAATGCTACCTGGTTCGTTTACTCGCTGCTCTCGCTGGTCAGTTGGGGATTTTGGGGATTTTTTGGTAAAGTTGCCTCGCGAAGCATTTCAGGAGAGGGGCTGGTTCTCATTTCAAACATCGGTTGGGCAGCCACCTTTCCGATTCTCTTTTCCGTCTATCGTGCCCATCTGCGCCCTTCCTTCGATGGCGGAGATTGGGTTTGGGCGGTCTTATCGGGGGCGGTGGGCAGTTTGGGGGTTTTATTCTTCTATTTTGCCCTTGAGCGAGGAGAAGCCACCCGTGTGGTGGCAATTACGGCAGCTTATCCATTAGTAACTGCGGTGTGCGCGTATTTCCTTTTAGGCGAGGGCTTTTCGGTTCAAAAGCTAATCGGTTTAGGATTTGCTCTGATCGGGATCTTTTTCCTTTCGCGTTGA